The sequence below is a genomic window from Variovorax paradoxus B4.
CGCCGCCCTGGTGCTGCTCTTCGATGTCGGCCGTCACGAGTTCGATCGGCTCGTGCTTCTCGCCGTTGACCGTGCGGAACACCACGCGCGGCTTCGACACGGCCATTTCGTAGCCTTCGCGGCGCATGTTTTCCAAGAGGATGGTCAGGTGCAGTTCGCCGCGCCCCATCACCTCGAAGATGCCTTCCTCGTCGGTTTCGTTCACGCGCAGCGCCACGTTGTGCTGCAGTTCCTTCTGCAGGCGGTCCCAGATCTGGCGGCTGGTGACGAACTTGCCTTCGCGGCCGGCCAGCGGGCTGGTGTTGACGCAGAAGTTCATGGTCAGCGTCGGTTCGTCGACCTTGAGCATCGGCAGCGGCGCCGGGTTGGCCGGGTCGGTCACGGTCACGCCAATGCCGATGTCGGCAATGCCGTTGATCAGCACGATCTCACCCGGGCCGGCTTCCGTCGCCTGCACGCGGTCCAGGCCCTGGAAGGTCAGCACCTGGTTGACGCGGCCCTTGATCGACTTGCCGTCCGGTCCTTCCATCACCAGCACGTCGGTCATGGGCTTGAGCGTGCCCTGGCTGATGCGGCCCACGCCGATGCGGCCGACGAAGGTCGAGAAATCGAGTGCGGAGATCTGCAGCTGCAGCGGTGCATCGGGATCGCCCTTCTGCGCCGGCACGTGCTTCAGGATGGTGTTGAACAGGGCCGACATATCGGGGCCCCACTGCTCGCCGGGTGCACCCTCTTCGAGCGACGACCAGCCGTTGATGCCCGAGGCGTAGACCACGGGAAAGTCGAGCTGCTCGTCAGTGGCGCCGAGCTTGTCGAACAGGTCGAAGGCGGCGTTCACCACCTTGTCGGGGTTGGCACCCGGCTTGTCGACCTTGTTCACGACCAGGATCGGCTTGAGGCCGAGGGCCAGCGCCTTCTTGGTCACGAAGCGCGTCTGCGGCATCGGGCCTTCCTGGGCGTCGATCAGCAGCACCACGCCATCGACCATCGACAGCGCGCGTTCCACCTCGCCGCCGAAGTCCGCGTGGCCGGGGGTGTCGACGATGTTGATGTGCGTGCCTTCCCAGGTCACGGCGCAGTTCTTGGCCAGGATCGTGATGCCACGCTCTTTTTCGATGGCGTTGTTGTCCATCACCGTGTCGACGACTTTCTCGTGCTCGGCGAAGGTGCCCGACTGGCGCAGCAATTGGTCGACCATCGTGGTCTTGCCATGGTCGACGTGGGCAATGATGGCGATATTGCGGATTTGCTTGGTACTCATGGTGTCGCTTCGGTCTGTTGTGCGTTCAAAAGAATTTGCTGGATTTCGATGGGGTTCAGCAAGCGCCCCGGGATCAGTTCGCCGGCGCTCACATGGGCGGTGCCCAGGAACGCCTGCGGGTCGGTGCCGAACACGGCCACCGCTTCGGCATCGGCCCAGCCGCCACGGCGGCGCAGGCCTGAAAGAAAGCGTGCCGCATCTTCGGCGGCGAGCGTGACGCGGCTGTGGCCTTCGACCAGCGCTTCGGCAGGCAACAGGCGTGCCAGGCGCTCGTCTTCGGTCATGGCTTCGAGCGCTTCGATCGTGACGCACTCCGCCTCGCCGAAACCGCCCGTGGCTGTGCGACGCAGGAACGTCAGGTGCGCGCCGCATCCCAGTGCCTCGCCGATGTCCTCGCCCAGCGTGCGAATGTAGGTGCCCTTGCTCACGCACGCAACGATGCGGATGCGGGAGTCGTCCAGCTGCGTCAGCGCGAGCTTGTGAATGACGACATCGCGCGGCGCCCGCTCGATCTCGATGCCTTCGCGCGCGTACTCGTACAGCGCCTTGCCGTCCTTCTTGAGCGCGCTGTGCATCGGCGGAACCTGGCGGATCGGGCCGGTGAACTGCGCTTCGACGCGGGCCAGGTCTTCAGGCGAGACCTGCACCGGGCGCTCGGCAATCACCTCGCCCTCGGCATCGCCGGTGGCGGTCTTGATGCCAAGGCGGGCCGTGGCCTCGTAGGTCTTGTCGGCATCGAGGTGCAGCTGGCTGAACTTGGTGGCCGCGCCAAAGCACAGCGGCAGCACGCCGGTGGCCAGCGGATCGAGCGTGCCGGTGTGGCCCGCTTTTTCGGCGCGCAGCAACCACTTGGCCTTCTGCAAGGCCTGGTTGCTGGAGAGTCCCAGCGGCTTGTCGAGCAACAACACCCCATGCACAGGGCGCCGCTGCACCCTTGTGCGTGGCGCATTCATCGCTAGTCGTCTTTCGAACGCGAAGCGACGGCCTGCGCGATGAGCGCATTCATGTCGGCCGCACGCTCGGTGGTGCGGTCGAACAGGAAGTGCAGCGTCGGCACGGTGTGGATATGGAGGCGCTTGAACAGCCCGTTGCGCAGGAAGCCCGCGGCCTGGTTCAGCGCTTCGGTGGTCTCGGCCACGTCGCCCGTGAGCATGCTGAAGTAGATCTTCGCGTGCGCATAGTCGGGCGTGACCTCGACCGCCTGGAT
It includes:
- the truB gene encoding tRNA pseudouridine(55) synthase TruB, yielding MNAPRTRVQRRPVHGVLLLDKPLGLSSNQALQKAKWLLRAEKAGHTGTLDPLATGVLPLCFGAATKFSQLHLDADKTYEATARLGIKTATGDAEGEVIAERPVQVSPEDLARVEAQFTGPIRQVPPMHSALKKDGKALYEYAREGIEIERAPRDVVIHKLALTQLDDSRIRIVACVSKGTYIRTLGEDIGEALGCGAHLTFLRRTATGGFGEAECVTIEALEAMTEDERLARLLPAEALVEGHSRVTLAAEDAARFLSGLRRRGGWADAEAVAVFGTDPQAFLGTAHVSAGELIPGRLLNPIEIQQILLNAQQTEATP
- the typA gene encoding translational GTPase TypA encodes the protein MSTKQIRNIAIIAHVDHGKTTMVDQLLRQSGTFAEHEKVVDTVMDNNAIEKERGITILAKNCAVTWEGTHINIVDTPGHADFGGEVERALSMVDGVVLLIDAQEGPMPQTRFVTKKALALGLKPILVVNKVDKPGANPDKVVNAAFDLFDKLGATDEQLDFPVVYASGINGWSSLEEGAPGEQWGPDMSALFNTILKHVPAQKGDPDAPLQLQISALDFSTFVGRIGVGRISQGTLKPMTDVLVMEGPDGKSIKGRVNQVLTFQGLDRVQATEAGPGEIVLINGIADIGIGVTVTDPANPAPLPMLKVDEPTLTMNFCVNTSPLAGREGKFVTSRQIWDRLQKELQHNVALRVNETDEEGIFEVMGRGELHLTILLENMRREGYEMAVSKPRVVFRTVNGEKHEPIELVTADIEEQHQGGVMQALGERKGELVNMEPDGRGRVRLEYRIPARGLIGFTNEFLNLTRGSGLISNIFDSYEPHKGDIGSRKNGVLISMDDGEIFTYALGKLDDRGRMFVKANDPVYEGMIVGIHSRDNDLVVNATRTKQLTNFRVSGKEDAIKITPPIELTLEYGVEFIEDDELVEITPKSVRLRKRFLKENERKRASREMAS
- the rbfA gene encoding 30S ribosome-binding factor RbfA; this translates as MPKRKAAAPNRAFKVADQIQRDLTELIARELKDPRVGMVTIQAVEVTPDYAHAKIYFSMLTGDVAETTEALNQAAGFLRNGLFKRLHIHTVPTLHFLFDRTTERAADMNALIAQAVASRSKDD